A DNA window from Peptostreptococcaceae bacterium contains the following coding sequences:
- a CDS encoding efflux RND transporter periplasmic adaptor subunit yields MNNKKMISGAVVLTIIIASLTGCGGNNQEITVEEQEVSIPVVVSKAMKGNISQDIVISGQLKADNEISVIPKIAGVSDVLSLNIGLGDYVNKGDLLFTLDNGTLSSSIKDAVLAYETAKNNFERISKLYEEGAVSKQQYEQAKLSVSNTQVRALQDQLNDSYVKAPISGIVSALNIEKNGVVVAGQPAVVITDIGVLQIEADITEKLINKVFVGKNIQLRIPVISDEKMDAKVSLVNPVPNAMTNLYKMKIQVVNYNDLIKPGMIAQIYFAIDERKEVFMLPIDAVIQEETEYFVYVVEDGKAIHKTVKVDIDNGEYIEIISGIKAEDNIIVSGQEFVKDMSSVRIIRGE; encoded by the coding sequence ATGAATAATAAAAAAATGATATCAGGAGCGGTTGTTCTGACAATTATAATTGCATCGTTAACTGGTTGCGGTGGAAATAATCAAGAGATAACGGTTGAAGAACAGGAAGTATCAATTCCGGTTGTTGTTTCTAAAGCTATGAAGGGGAATATTTCACAAGACATTGTGATTTCAGGGCAATTAAAGGCAGATAATGAAATTTCCGTAATTCCTAAAATTGCAGGAGTTTCTGATGTTTTGAGTCTAAATATAGGATTGGGCGATTATGTGAATAAAGGTGATTTGCTTTTCACTCTAGACAATGGAACATTGAGTTCTTCAATCAAAGATGCTGTGTTGGCTTATGAAACAGCGAAAAATAATTTTGAGAGAATTTCGAAATTATATGAGGAGGGAGCTGTTTCCAAGCAGCAATACGAACAAGCGAAGCTTTCGGTTTCTAATACTCAGGTAAGAGCACTTCAAGATCAATTGAATGATTCATATGTTAAGGCTCCGATTTCAGGTATTGTATCTGCACTAAATATTGAGAAAAATGGCGTTGTGGTTGCCGGGCAACCTGCGGTAGTAATCACCGATATCGGCGTATTGCAGATAGAAGCGGATATAACAGAAAAATTGATAAACAAAGTCTTTGTTGGGAAAAACATTCAACTCCGCATACCGGTAATTTCAGATGAAAAGATGGATGCAAAGGTGAGTTTAGTTAATCCTGTGCCGAATGCTATGACCAATCTTTACAAGATGAAAATACAGGTAGTTAATTATAATGATTTAATAAAACCGGGAATGATCGCGCAGATTTATTTTGCAATCGATGAGCGCAAGGAGGTATTCATGCTCCCAATAGATGCAGTCATTCAGGAAGAAACCGAGTATTTTGTATATGTCGTTGAAGACGGAAAGGCTATTCATAAAACGGTTAAAGTGGATATTGACAATGGAGAATATATTGAAATTATTTCAGGCATTAAGGCCGAAGACAACATAATTGTTAGCGGACAGGAATTTGTAAAGGATATGTCCTCTGTTCGAATCATAAGGGGTGAATAA
- a CDS encoding thioredoxin: MIILEKNNFEEEVLKSEGLVIVDFWSDGCEPCKALMPDVEALAAQYEGKVKFCKLNITKARRLAISQRVLGLPTILLYKDGEKIEEVTKDNAKPANIEAMIEKHI, encoded by the coding sequence ATGATTATACTTGAAAAGAACAATTTCGAAGAGGAAGTTTTAAAATCTGAAGGGCTTGTTATTGTAGACTTCTGGAGTGACGGATGCGAACCATGCAAGGCTCTTATGCCGGATGTGGAGGCTCTTGCAGCGCAGTACGAAGGAAAAGTGAAATTTTGCAAATTGAATATCACTAAAGCTAGAAGATTGGCAATTTCTCAAAGAGTTTTAGGACTTCCGACTATTTTGCTTTACAAAGATGGCGAAAAAATCGAGGAAGTTACTAAAGACAATGCGAAACCGGCAAATATCGAAGCAATGATCGAGAAACACATTTAA
- a CDS encoding TetR/AcrR family transcriptional regulator, whose amino-acid sequence MSRNVKSKRIIKAALNSFSKNGFHDTRMEQIAKSACVGKGTLYEYFSNKEELFKESLEYAINMYFDKINKAIKGKKNVDEKIFAILKVEAQTKKKYDNFAFTFMRESMNIEMDFKKFIYRIREIKIELYSKIIQDAVDEGFFCSDLDVDLAAAILLGALNQVQFKSFYHGINDFSIDDARKTLRILDDGFKKKQF is encoded by the coding sequence TTGAGTAGGAATGTGAAGAGCAAACGGATAATCAAGGCTGCTTTGAATTCTTTTTCAAAAAATGGATTTCACGATACGCGCATGGAGCAAATTGCTAAAAGTGCTTGTGTAGGAAAGGGAACGCTATATGAATACTTTTCAAATAAAGAAGAATTGTTTAAAGAATCCTTGGAATATGCAATAAACATGTATTTTGATAAAATAAACAAGGCTATTAAAGGAAAAAAGAATGTTGATGAAAAAATCTTCGCAATATTGAAGGTTGAAGCACAAACTAAAAAAAAATATGACAACTTTGCATTTACTTTTATGAGGGAATCAATGAATATTGAAATGGATTTCAAGAAATTCATTTACAGAATCAGAGAAATAAAAATAGAATTGTATAGCAAAATTATACAAGATGCCGTTGATGAAGGGTTTTTTTGTAGTGATTTAGATGTTGATTTGGCGGCTGCGATTCTATTGGGCGCATTGAATCAGGTTCAATTCAAAAGTTTCTATCATGGCATTAACGATTTTTCAATTGATGACGCAAGGAAAACTCTGAGAATTCTTGATGATGGTTTTAAAAAGAAGCAGTTTTAA
- a CDS encoding GrdX family protein: MILITNNQKVAETFGDTIDLLFMPEKTYQEILLYVRDRIHEGHKLLSHPLSGSVKPNETPFKSILISRTKQALDYDSLVIIEDSLATVRKFNNNKITPKWTETILDDFKVIDLSLIEGAIEGNQ, translated from the coding sequence ATGATACTGATTACCAACAACCAAAAGGTAGCGGAAACATTCGGAGACACAATTGATTTACTTTTCATGCCTGAAAAAACTTATCAAGAAATATTGCTTTATGTAAGGGATAGAATTCATGAAGGACACAAGCTATTGTCACATCCCCTATCAGGAAGCGTTAAACCTAATGAAACACCATTTAAATCTATTTTAATAAGCAGAACAAAGCAAGCCTTGGATTACGACTCTTTAGTAATAATTGAAGACAGCCTTGCGACTGTAAGAAAATTCAATAATAACAAAATAACACCAAAGTGGACAGAAACGATACTTGATGATTTTAAGGTTATCGATCTTTCACTAATAGAGGGTGCTATAGAAGGAAATCAATAA
- the trxB gene encoding thioredoxin-disulfide reductase — protein MENLYDVVIIGAGPAGLAAGLYSSRARMKTLILEKEKAGGQIVTTNEVANYPGSIEDATGPSLVARMVEQAEEFGAERIKDEIVKVELKGKIKVVSGEKGVYKSKVVIIATGASPRYLGVPGERELTGKGVSYCATCDADFFTDLEVYVIGGGDTAVEEAMYLTKFARKVIIVHRRDELRAAKSIREKAFKNEKMAFIWDSVVEEIKGDGIVETLVLKNKKTGEITEINAPEEDGTFGIFPFVGYIPKNELFKELLETDKGGYIMTDPDMKTALPGVFAAGDIRHKSLRQVVTAVSDGAIAAVQAEKYIENTFEA, from the coding sequence ATGGAAAATTTATACGATGTAGTAATAATAGGTGCAGGACCCGCAGGATTGGCGGCCGGACTTTATTCTTCAAGAGCAAGGATGAAGACATTAATTCTTGAAAAGGAAAAAGCGGGCGGACAGATTGTAACGACTAATGAAGTTGCGAACTATCCGGGTTCGATTGAAGATGCAACAGGGCCAAGCCTCGTTGCCAGAATGGTTGAGCAGGCGGAAGAATTTGGGGCCGAAAGAATAAAAGATGAAATAGTAAAGGTTGAACTTAAGGGCAAGATCAAAGTTGTTTCCGGAGAAAAAGGGGTATACAAATCCAAGGTGGTCATAATTGCAACAGGAGCAAGCCCGAGATATCTTGGAGTTCCTGGAGAACGTGAATTAACAGGGAAAGGCGTATCGTACTGCGCCACATGCGATGCCGACTTCTTTACAGACTTGGAAGTCTATGTAATAGGCGGAGGCGATACTGCGGTAGAAGAGGCAATGTACCTCACGAAGTTTGCAAGAAAAGTTATTATTGTTCATAGAAGAGATGAATTGAGAGCGGCCAAGTCTATTCGTGAAAAAGCATTTAAAAATGAAAAAATGGCATTCATATGGGATTCTGTAGTTGAAGAGATCAAGGGTGACGGAATTGTCGAAACCTTGGTTCTAAAGAATAAAAAGACAGGGGAAATAACAGAAATAAATGCACCCGAGGAAGATGGAACCTTTGGAATTTTCCCGTTCGTTGGATATATACCCAAAAACGAATTGTTCAAAGAATTACTCGAGACTGACAAGGGTGGCTACATAATGACTGACCCTGATATGAAAACTGCGCTTCCCGGAGTGTTTGCTGCAGGAGACATTAGGCATAAATCATTAAGGCAAGTGGTTACAGCTGTTTCGGACGGAGCAATAGCCGCTGTTCAAGCGGAAAAATATATCGAAAATACATTTGAAGCGTAA
- a CDS encoding efflux RND transporter permease subunit: MKISNLSVKRPVTVIMMMLIVVSLGFVSLSKLSIDLYPDIEVPVALVITNYSGVGPQEIESLVTEPVEESMATVNNVDRISSTSSEGSSVVVLEFDYGADMDAGTMQMREKLDLIRDFLPGDASSPFVFKIDPNAMPIITAGLSSDRGIDEIQSIAENKLKSRLERIDGVASVDISGGYEDMVRVLVNPLELDRYGLSMTSISTLLRLENLNLPGGSVEKGDKNLLVRSIGEFESVKEISDLPIILPNGSKIYLNDIAEVSLIPKEITKINELDGKQSVSINIFKQSGYNTVDVADKVNNELSKLEGEIEGVRIENVFDQSTYIKKSIQNVSKSGLIGGVLAILVLYLFLRNIRSTFIIGISIPVSIIATFSLIFFSGITLNLMTLGGLALGMGMLVDNSIVVLENIYRFRQAGYSRIDAAKDGAGEVGMAVIASTLTTVAVFLPIVFVEGITSIIFRELALTITFALLSSLVIALTVVPMLSSKILKITCSEKKEVKSRIKIFKAFDKTFSNVEGKYRALLKKAIGHKLLTIAVALVIFIGSIFAVVQVGAEFLPSTDEGRISISIELPTGAKLEKTRLYVDEVEELIKDIPEIDTIFASIGGGNSFISSGSQSNYASLDLALMSLADRESSSDYVADEIRKLLADIPGANIQVQAVSSQGGGMGMGSSPISIRIQGDELEVLKGISKDFVDILNSIEGTREVASSFEEGLPEVQVRIKRETASQYGITSYQIAQTIRDNLSGVSATKYKVDGNEIDVMIESVGYLKDNINNFRYLQIKSPMGVSVPLEQIAEIFETKGPVSINRIGQVRTVSVTSDIIGRDLASIVSDIEAQTDNYFLEDGYSFEVGGQNEDLVESFKSLFLALILAIFLVYMILASQFESLLYPFIIMFTVPLAFSGGALGLFLTGRTLSVPSVIGFLMLSGIVVNNAIVMIDYVNILRRKGHDVVEAILIAGPTRLRPILMTSLTTILALMPIAVATGEGAEIQSPLATVVIGGLLLSTLLTLVLIPVMYLVMDGFSTHVKKWFNRKKDKEEPCVE; encoded by the coding sequence TTGAAAATATCTAATTTATCCGTAAAAAGACCTGTCACTGTAATAATGATGATGCTGATTGTGGTTTCGCTTGGATTTGTTTCCTTAAGCAAACTGTCTATAGATTTATATCCTGATATTGAAGTGCCGGTTGCACTTGTAATTACTAATTATTCTGGAGTTGGCCCGCAGGAGATAGAATCCTTGGTAACAGAGCCAGTCGAGGAGTCCATGGCAACGGTCAATAATGTTGATAGAATCAGTTCGACTTCAAGCGAAGGAAGTTCTGTAGTTGTTTTGGAGTTCGATTATGGGGCTGACATGGATGCGGGAACAATGCAGATGAGGGAAAAGCTGGATTTAATTAGGGATTTTTTACCCGGGGATGCCAGCAGCCCCTTTGTTTTTAAAATAGACCCTAATGCAATGCCAATAATCACTGCAGGTCTAAGCAGTGATAGAGGCATAGACGAGATACAGTCTATAGCCGAAAACAAGCTTAAGAGCCGTTTGGAGCGCATCGATGGTGTGGCGTCTGTTGACATATCAGGCGGTTACGAGGACATGGTAAGGGTTTTGGTGAACCCATTGGAGCTTGATAGATATGGTTTAAGCATGACGTCGATTTCCACTTTGTTGCGCTTGGAAAACCTTAATCTTCCCGGTGGATCTGTAGAAAAAGGCGATAAGAATTTGCTTGTGCGTTCTATAGGGGAATTCGAATCTGTAAAAGAAATTTCTGACCTGCCAATTATTTTGCCGAATGGAAGCAAAATATATTTAAACGATATCGCTGAAGTATCTTTGATTCCAAAAGAAATTACAAAGATAAATGAACTAGATGGTAAGCAGAGTGTCAGTATCAACATATTCAAACAATCAGGTTATAATACAGTGGATGTTGCCGACAAAGTCAATAATGAACTTTCAAAACTTGAAGGTGAAATTGAAGGGGTGCGAATCGAAAACGTTTTCGATCAATCAACATACATTAAGAAATCAATACAAAACGTATCAAAAAGCGGATTGATTGGTGGAGTTTTGGCAATACTTGTGTTGTATCTGTTTTTAAGAAATATCAGATCCACATTCATAATAGGAATATCTATCCCGGTTTCCATAATAGCCACATTTTCACTCATATTCTTTTCCGGGATAACTTTGAATCTTATGACACTTGGTGGGTTGGCTCTTGGAATGGGCATGTTGGTTGACAATTCCATAGTTGTTTTGGAAAATATATATCGGTTTAGGCAAGCGGGTTATTCAAGAATTGATGCGGCAAAGGATGGGGCAGGAGAAGTCGGGATGGCTGTAATAGCATCAACATTGACAACTGTAGCTGTCTTTCTGCCAATAGTATTTGTTGAAGGTATAACATCTATTATTTTTAGGGAATTGGCGTTAACAATTACATTCGCCCTATTAAGTTCATTGGTTATAGCCCTTACGGTTGTTCCAATGCTGTCATCGAAAATTCTTAAAATCACTTGCTCCGAAAAGAAAGAAGTAAAAAGCCGAATAAAGATATTTAAAGCTTTCGACAAAACGTTCTCGAATGTTGAAGGGAAGTATAGGGCGCTTTTGAAAAAGGCCATCGGTCATAAACTCCTTACGATTGCTGTTGCATTGGTGATTTTCATCGGTTCGATTTTTGCAGTGGTTCAAGTCGGTGCTGAGTTTCTGCCCAGTACAGACGAGGGGAGAATAAGTATAAGCATTGAGCTCCCAACAGGCGCTAAACTTGAAAAAACGCGGCTATACGTCGATGAAGTTGAAGAACTGATAAAGGACATTCCTGAAATTGATACAATATTTGCATCAATTGGCGGGGGAAACTCATTCATATCCAGCGGTAGTCAAAGTAATTATGCATCCCTTGATTTGGCGCTTATGAGTCTTGCAGATAGAGAAAGCAGCAGCGATTACGTTGCTGATGAAATAAGAAAATTGCTCGCCGATATCCCGGGCGCCAATATTCAGGTTCAGGCTGTTTCGAGTCAAGGAGGGGGCATGGGAATGGGATCCTCGCCCATAAGTATTCGTATACAAGGTGATGAACTTGAAGTTCTTAAAGGAATATCAAAAGACTTTGTAGATATACTGAATTCAATAGAGGGCACACGTGAAGTGGCATCAAGTTTCGAGGAGGGTCTACCCGAAGTACAGGTAAGAATCAAACGTGAGACGGCTTCGCAATATGGCATAACCTCTTATCAGATAGCACAGACAATAAGGGATAATTTATCAGGAGTAAGTGCTACAAAATACAAGGTTGATGGAAACGAAATCGATGTAATGATTGAATCTGTGGGTTATCTTAAGGACAACATAAACAACTTCAGGTATTTGCAGATTAAAAGCCCAATGGGAGTCAGTGTTCCGTTGGAGCAAATTGCGGAAATTTTCGAAACCAAAGGGCCTGTAAGCATAAATAGAATAGGTCAGGTAAGGACTGTTTCGGTCACATCTGATATAATTGGCAGAGATTTGGCAAGCATAGTGTCTGACATAGAAGCTCAGACTGACAACTACTTTCTTGAAGATGGATATAGCTTCGAAGTTGGAGGACAGAATGAAGACCTTGTTGAATCCTTCAAGAGCCTTTTCCTTGCGCTTATATTGGCGATATTCTTGGTGTACATGATTCTGGCATCGCAATTTGAATCGCTTCTATATCCATTCATCATCATGTTTACAGTGCCCCTGGCATTTTCAGGAGGGGCTTTGGGATTATTTCTTACCGGTAGAACATTGAGTGTGCCGTCGGTAATAGGATTTCTGATGCTGTCTGGAATAGTAGTAAACAATGCAATAGTAATGATAGATTATGTGAATATACTGAGGCGCAAAGGACATGACGTTGTTGAAGCAATTCTTATTGCTGGTCCGACGCGGCTTAGACCTATTCTGATGACTTCGCTGACAACGATTTTGGCGCTCATGCCGATAGCAGTAGCAACAGGAGAAGGAGCTGAGATACAATCGCCATTGGCTACGGTAGTAATAGGCGGATTGCTTCTTTCTACACTTCTGACACTTGTTCTTATACCTGTTATGTATCTTGTGATGGACGGTTTTTCGACACATGTTAAAAAATGGTTCAACAGGAAAAAAGACAAGGAGGAACCGTGCGTTGAGTAG
- a CDS encoding tRNA (cytidine(34)-2'-O)-methyltransferase, giving the protein MHIVLFQPDIPQNTGNIARTCAVTGSKLHIIKPCGFNFDDKTLKRAGLDYWPLLSKEIHESLEDFLRKYGNENICLITTKGDKNYDEIPFESDTFILFGRETAGLPEKLHTLYESSRYRIPMKAVEGARSLNLSNSVAIVLYEGMRRNGFLDLE; this is encoded by the coding sequence ATGCATATTGTGTTGTTTCAGCCTGACATTCCACAGAACACTGGAAACATTGCAAGGACTTGTGCCGTTACCGGAAGCAAGCTCCACATAATAAAACCGTGCGGCTTCAATTTTGATGACAAGACTCTCAAAAGAGCTGGGCTTGATTATTGGCCGCTCCTTTCAAAGGAGATACATGAATCTTTGGAGGATTTTCTTCGAAAATATGGAAATGAAAATATCTGTCTCATAACTACCAAGGGCGATAAGAATTATGATGAAATACCATTTGAATCGGATACATTCATATTATTCGGACGGGAAACAGCAGGGTTGCCTGAAAAACTCCATACGCTTTACGAGAGCAGTCGATACAGAATACCGATGAAGGCGGTTGAGGGAGCCAGATCGCTTAATCTCTCCAATTCGGTTGCAATTGTTTTGTATGAGGGAATGAGAAGAAATGGTTTTTTGGATCTGGAATAG
- a CDS encoding undecaprenyl-diphosphate phosphatase → MIIKAIILGIIEGLTEFLPISSTGHLIIANRYLDFQGPFANTFDVVIQVGAIFAVILYFRKKLIPDFKDNDDMTRKIRLWSKVFVGVVPAVILGVMFEDIIDKYLFNTVTVAWALIVGAFLLLYFENRNHVVKIEEESELTYRQAFIVGSVQCFALIPGMSRSAATIVGGLGLGFGRKLAAEFSFFLAVPTLLGASFYKMIKSGLHINNEQWILLAVGTGISFIVAYVVIAAFMNYIKNHSFNLFAYYRIVLGILVLYVFK, encoded by the coding sequence ATGATAATAAAAGCAATAATATTGGGCATAATAGAAGGATTGACAGAATTTTTGCCCATTTCATCTACGGGACATTTGATTATAGCAAACAGATATTTGGATTTTCAAGGGCCTTTTGCAAATACATTCGATGTGGTCATTCAGGTCGGGGCAATATTTGCGGTCATACTGTATTTTAGAAAAAAACTTATTCCGGACTTTAAGGATAATGATGATATGACGAGAAAAATACGACTCTGGTCCAAGGTTTTTGTTGGAGTGGTTCCGGCCGTGATATTGGGAGTCATGTTTGAGGATATCATTGACAAGTATCTTTTTAATACGGTTACAGTTGCATGGGCATTGATTGTCGGAGCATTCCTTCTTCTTTATTTTGAAAACAGGAACCATGTTGTAAAAATAGAAGAGGAAAGCGAATTGACATATAGGCAGGCGTTTATTGTTGGTAGTGTTCAATGCTTTGCATTGATTCCAGGGATGTCAAGGTCAGCAGCAACCATAGTAGGCGGTCTTGGATTAGGCTTTGGAAGAAAGCTTGCTGCCGAGTTTTCGTTTTTTTTAGCTGTTCCGACATTGCTTGGAGCATCCTTTTACAAAATGATAAAAAGCGGTCTGCATATTAACAACGAGCAATGGATTTTGCTTGCTGTAGGTACGGGGATATCTTTCATTGTTGCTTACGTTGTAATAGCGGCGTTTATGAATTATATAAAGAACCATAGTTTCAATTTATTCGCTTATTACCGTATTGTTTTGGGCATTTTGGTTTTGTATGTATTCAAATGA
- a CDS encoding Na/Pi cotransporter family protein has translation MQIIIGLIGGLGLFLYGMNIMGTGLEKTAGDRMKKIIEVLTNNKYMGVFVGAFVTAIVQSSSATTVMVVGFVNAGIMSLTQAVGIIMGANIGTTITAQIVALDLSNIAPLAIGIGVMIWLFAKNRKIKNIAEILIGFGILFIGMDFMKEAVTPLREFEGFRNMLLSFGNKNIMSTILAIFTGFAITAVIQSSSATTGILIALASEGLLPIESAFPILLGTNIGTCVTAMLSSIGANKTAKRAALIHLMFNVIGTIVFIILFAGPTVAAVVKISPENPVKQLANAHTFFNIMNTILLLPFSAVLVKIAQKIIPYSADEEKEIEGIKYLDDRILETPSIALVQVIKEVLHMSNLTKYSYENAMDALVNQNEKSIKNTLRVEKKINELEKGISSYLVKLSNREVSSIQREIITGLFNTINDIERVGDHAENIAELAERCIEDHLIFTEKAKDELQFMSDRVMKSFVQSMTSLATGKTDLAERVIQREDEIDDMEKNLRMSHIDRLNQGMCVTNAGVIFLDVISNLERIGDHASNIAWSVIDSSRLHYFKKP, from the coding sequence ATGCAAATAATTATTGGACTTATTGGCGGTTTAGGACTCTTTCTTTACGGCATGAATATTATGGGAACTGGTCTTGAGAAAACAGCCGGGGATAGAATGAAGAAAATCATTGAGGTTCTTACTAATAACAAATACATGGGTGTATTTGTAGGAGCATTTGTTACAGCAATTGTGCAAAGTTCGAGCGCCACGACTGTCATGGTTGTCGGTTTTGTAAATGCAGGGATAATGAGTCTTACACAGGCAGTAGGAATAATAATGGGGGCGAATATAGGTACCACAATTACGGCTCAAATTGTTGCTTTGGATCTTTCGAATATAGCTCCTTTGGCGATAGGCATAGGTGTTATGATATGGCTTTTTGCAAAAAATAGGAAGATCAAGAACATTGCTGAGATACTTATCGGTTTTGGAATACTATTCATAGGAATGGATTTTATGAAGGAAGCGGTAACGCCTCTAAGGGAGTTCGAAGGCTTCAGAAACATGCTTTTGAGTTTCGGAAATAAGAATATAATGAGTACGATATTGGCAATATTTACAGGATTTGCAATTACGGCAGTGATTCAGAGCTCGAGTGCTACAACCGGTATTTTGATTGCATTGGCAAGCGAGGGCCTTTTGCCTATTGAATCTGCTTTTCCTATTCTGCTCGGAACGAACATAGGGACATGCGTAACGGCTATGCTGTCAAGCATAGGAGCTAACAAAACGGCTAAAAGAGCCGCGCTTATTCATCTAATGTTTAATGTGATAGGAACAATCGTATTTATTATTTTATTTGCAGGCCCTACAGTTGCTGCTGTTGTAAAAATATCTCCAGAAAACCCTGTAAAGCAGTTAGCGAATGCGCATACATTTTTCAACATAATGAATACAATTTTATTGTTGCCGTTTTCAGCTGTTTTGGTAAAAATTGCGCAAAAAATTATTCCATATAGTGCGGACGAAGAGAAGGAAATAGAAGGAATAAAATATCTGGATGATCGTATATTGGAGACTCCGTCAATTGCATTGGTTCAGGTAATAAAAGAGGTTCTACATATGAGTAATCTTACAAAATATTCATATGAAAATGCAATGGATGCTTTAGTCAATCAAAACGAAAAAAGTATAAAAAATACTTTGAGAGTAGAAAAGAAAATAAATGAGCTTGAAAAGGGTATTTCCAGCTATCTTGTAAAGCTCTCAAACAGAGAAGTATCGAGCATACAACGAGAAATTATTACAGGCCTTTTTAATACTATAAACGATATTGAAAGAGTTGGGGACCATGCGGAAAACATCGCGGAACTGGCTGAAAGGTGCATAGAAGATCACTTAATATTTACTGAAAAGGCGAAAGATGAACTTCAATTCATGTCCGACAGGGTAATGAAATCATTCGTTCAGTCAATGACATCGTTGGCGACAGGAAAAACGGATTTGGCTGAAAGGGTAATTCAAAGAGAAGACGAAATAGACGACATGGAAAAGAATCTTAGGATGAGCCATATAGACAGATTGAATCAGGGGATGTGTGTAACGAACGCAGGTGTCATTTTTCTGGATGTGATAAGCAATTTGGAAAGAATAGGAGACCATGCGTCTAACATTGCATGGTCGGTAATAGATTCTAGCAGGCTGCACTATTTCAAAAAACCATAG
- the nth gene encoding endonuclease III, with amino-acid sequence MNTKEIEAVVEKLRSVYKGVKPGLDYNNTFELLIATILSAQCTDERVNKVSTVLFKKAKTPMEISKMNESELAETIRSCGLYRMKSKNIIRTCELLISDYDGNVPEAREKLMKLPGVGRKTANVVLNHAFGKPAIAVDTHVQRVSNRIGLAVSNSPQKTELQLMENLEEEDWGAAHLWLIHHGRKVCTARKPKCDICPINKECRYYNNKLNSK; translated from the coding sequence ATGAATACTAAAGAAATTGAAGCGGTAGTTGAAAAATTAAGAAGTGTTTACAAGGGTGTCAAGCCTGGGCTTGACTATAATAATACTTTTGAGTTGCTAATAGCAACAATTCTTTCGGCTCAGTGTACGGATGAAAGAGTCAATAAGGTTAGCACTGTGCTTTTTAAGAAAGCAAAGACACCGATGGAGATTTCGAAAATGAATGAGTCTGAATTAGCCGAGACAATAAGAAGTTGTGGATTGTACAGGATGAAATCAAAGAACATAATTCGGACATGCGAATTATTGATTTCGGATTACGACGGCAATGTACCTGAAGCAAGGGAAAAGCTTATGAAATTGCCGGGTGTAGGCAGGAAAACAGCAAATGTAGTGCTTAACCACGCATTTGGTAAACCTGCAATTGCGGTAGATACTCATGTTCAAAGGGTGTCAAACCGCATTGGCCTTGCAGTTTCGAATTCTCCGCAAAAGACAGAGCTCCAGCTTATGGAAAACCTCGAAGAAGAGGATTGGGGAGCGGCGCATTTATGGCTTATTCATCATGGACGGAAGGTTTGCACGGCAAGAAAACCAAAATGCGATATTTGTCCGATAAATAAGGAGTGTCGTTATTACAATAATAAGTTGAATAGCAAGTAG